Genomic segment of Candidatus Chlorohelix allophototropha:
GCGTCGCCATTTTACCGGGGAGGATTTGGAAAAGAAATTAAGCCGCTTGAGCGTGCTTGATGGTGATGTTACTTTCCCGCGCTTGGGCTTGTCCTCAGAAGATTGGTATGATCTGGCTTCTCGTACTAAGCAGGTTTTGCATTGCGCCGCTGGTGTAAGGTTTGATCAGCCTCTTAGCGATGCACGTCGGATAAATCTGGAAGGTACTTCTCATGTCCTTGATTTGTCACGCGCTGCTAGAAAAGCAGGTAATGAAGGTCGGTTTAACTACATTAGCACTTCTTATGTTGCCGGAAAACGTAGCGGCGTGGCATACGAAGATGAGCTTCAACATAAAGCCGGTTTTCATAATACTTATGAGCAGACGAAATATGAAGCCGAGTTGCTGGTACGGGCGGCAATGAATGACTTGCCCGCTTCCATAATGCGCCCTAGCATTATAGTAGGGGACTCTCGAACCGGCGAAACGATCAATTACAAGGCTTTCTACTGGCCCTTACGCGCTTATGCCAATAATCAAATGCGGGTGATGCCTGCCAATAAACATTGTCGGGTTGACCTTGTACCGGTGGATTACGTAGCTTCCGGCGCTGCTTACATGTGCAACTTACCTCAAACGATTGGAAATACTTACCATCTTACTGCCGGGCGGGCTAACCTTGTAACAGTACGGGAAGTTGCTAAAGCCGCACTTTCTTACTTCAATGTCAAAAAACCTATTGTGGTTGATCCTCGCTTGGTAAATTTGTTGAGTGGACCTGCTGGTAAATTCCTGCTTGATGAGCGCACTTATAAGACCATAAAATTAGGTTCACCCTATTATCCGTATCTGGGTATGCGGCTCGAATTTGATAATACTAAAACTGCTACGTTGTTGAAAGAAGCTGGAATCGAAGCTCCAAGTGTGCGCGATTACTTTACCACTTTGTTCCAATATTGTGCGGAAACGGATTGGGGTAAGAAGCCACGTCAAGTACAAGCTGCCAAGAACAGGTCTGAAAAAGCTTCGGCTGAACTATCCGCTACTACCGATCCTGTGGTTACCATCAAGGCTTGATAAGTCTGAATAAGGGTAATAGCTATTGGGGAAGGGTTGCATAAACCCTCCCCAGTTTATTTGCTTTAAAATTGCTGTAATTGCGGTTGCAATAAAAAAAGAGGGCAAAATAACCCCTCTTTCATCATTTTAAAACTCAGGCGACTAGTATTTAGTGCAGTCGCGATGGTAGAAGTTAGTCTGTCTACTGCCATCCGGCTTGAGCGTCTTTACTACTTGCAGCGTGCGTTCGGTGGTCATATTCCCGCACTTTTCGCAGTTGTGTCCGGTAGGCAGGTTTACGTTCTGACCGGTAGGCACTGTTTTTGAAAGCTTTACGTCTTTTGCCATTTTAGTTCCCTACTCCTGATTGAGATTAAGCGCAAACAAAGCCCGATAACCACTTTGGCGTTATCGGGGCAAAGAATATTATAGCTCTCCGATTGATTAATAGCAAGTAGTTATAAACCCGGTTGCCAGACGGGCGGAACCTTGCTTTCAGCAATTATTCGTGGGTTAGAAGGTCTATCTCCAAACAGAGCAGTATAAATCTGCCCGGTTTGGGGGTTAAAATCGGCATAGGCTGAAGCATCGAAGGAAAAGCCGGGATTAATAACGTTTCTAAGGCACTGCGATTGCTCTGAAACAGGATTAGCCCAGCAAGTTCGAGGCAAGCCTCCTTCTGTCATATAAAAGTAGAAACCAGAACTATCGGAAGTCCAAGCAATTCTGCTTGCGCCGCAATCAGTTCCCCTACCCAAGTTTCCTGTGAAAATTGTTTTGAATGTGACAGTCGGTTTTAACATCCCTGTTATACCTTGATTTAGATCGTACAAAACTGGGCGAAATCCTGAACCTGTATATTCCAGTACCACCAATTTATTGCCTTTGGGCGAGATACTGGCAGCGGCACACAGATTATCGAAAATATTAAACGAGCCAATTTCAGAGCCATCAAGGTTTACTACTCGGTTTTGTCCTACTAGCACCCGCTTTTCATCGTCAAACCATTGTGGTGTCAGACCGGTATAGTCGTTGTTCAAAATCAAAGTGGTGCGGTTTTTCATGTCCAATATCGCCGGTTGCCCATCGAGTACGCCGTTTCCTGAGTCTCTTATTGGACCAGCTAGAAAGGTCATTTTTGAATCGCCCGGTGACCATATGGGTGCTACTCCCTCACCTACATAATTATCCGGCGCTGCTTGTGCTATAGGCGGATTGTCAACGCGGAACTGGTAAATGCCGTATTTGTGGTTATTAGTCTGGTAACCGACTGCTGCAAGCCCTTTCGCGTTGTTAGACCACACAAGCTGTCGCCACTGCACTTTACTTTCGGCGCTTTTCAGGCTCAATTGCATTTTAGTAGAACCATCGCTGTGCGTCAGGTATATTTCCCCATCCTCTTTTCCGATGTAAGCGATCCAGCCAGCCGCAACTGTTTTATCAGGCGCACTTACCGGAGCCGCACTAGCAGCAGGAGTTTCCGTTGGGCTGGCAGTTACCGCTATCATCGGTGTATCGGTTGCTTTAAGCGCAATGGCAGGGGTAGCAGTAGGCCCAGATGGTTTTGGATTGATCAAAGCTATTTCGCTAGTTGGTATAGGTACAACCGGAACATTGAGCGGTGCAACGGATGGAAAAGGTATAAGCGGTTTATCTAAAACCGGAGAAATATCCGCAGCGGTGGGTGAAGAGGTCGGTTGCGTATTTGCTATAAGGGTAGGAATAGGGGTTACAGTTGGTATAATTTGCTCGGATGGTTTTTGTGTCTGGTAAATTAACAGGAAAAAGCCGATCAAGGTAACCAGTAATAGTGCCGAATATGCTACTACCTGCCTGAACCCAGTACCGTATGCTAACCCTAGCCGCGTAGGTTGTGCTACTTTAGAAGGGATTCGGTGCTTTTCCAGATTTTTTAAAAGATTTGTGACAGGTGGTACGGCTACATTACCCAGATATTCACCGAGGCGGGCGTTTAAGAAGCGGTAATCGGTGAGTGTATTGCGACAATCCGAACAAGCTAGTATAAATTCTTCAACTTGTTGTTTTTGTGCCGGGTTTGCTTCGCCATCTTGGTATAACGAAATCAATTGCTCAGCTTCGCGGCGGTGTATCTTGTGAGGAGTCTGGGTTAGCTGACTCATAGCTGTTCCTCTGCTTCATTTCCGAACAATTTATTGGATGTACTCTGTAATATCAGGGCTTTACGCAGGCTTTCTTTGGCACGGAAGATTTGTGATTTAACACTAGATAAGGAGTCTCCGGTAATTTCACAAATTTCCCGGTAACTGAAGCCATCAACATGTAACAATAAGGCGGTCAGCTTTTGCCGCCCAACCAACTTGATGGCTCTTTCCAGTTCGTCGGTTAGAACTGAGCGATTCTCAAGACTACCGCCAGGCTCAAGTGCAGGTGTATCTGCTAAGCTATCAAAATCGTTTTCCGGTTGATTTACATCAGACTTTTGCCGAAATGAAAAAAACCGGACAACTTTATGCCGTCTGATTTCGCTAAGTGCAATATTGCGAGCAATAGCATATAGCCATGCAGACATGTTATCCGTAGGACTTTGTATTGGCAAACCACTATTTTGGTTTATCTCGCGTCGGCGTATCAGATGGCGATATGCACTCAGGAAGGTATCCTGAGTTAGGTCGCTGGCTAGTTCGGCTTCACCGACAAGCGAGTAAATAAACCGAAATATTCGAGGTTGAAACTGATTAATAATCCCATCAAAGTTAGCAGGATCCCAATCATTCCCAACCTCACCTTTAAAGATTTCAGTATCCGACATTGCGCCAACCTTATGTTCGCCTGCGGTGCAACTATCCGGGTTGGTTCGGTTTAGAATTGTAGAAGAGTAGTAAAAGTCCAGCTTTATTTTTGTATCGCGCATTACCTGAGTAACACAACCACTAAATTTGAATAAATATTAGGAAGGTCTGTTAAAAAATATAATGCACAAATACGGCTAAAAGTTGCACCACAAACATGAATAAAAGAATTAGAATATAAAGGCTATATCTATATTAACACATTACGGAAATACTTGACAGGGGAAATGAGGAAAACTAAACCGAGGAAACCTCAACTTGAGGTAAAGAGAGGCGGGTATATAATTTGGATTTAGCCCGCCTAATAAATGCTAGTTGTTTAAAGAACCTGTTCAGACTCCTTATTTGATTCTTCGTGTTTTTCGTCCTGATTTTTTTCTGCTGGTGCTAATTCAGACGGCGGTATGGTAGTATTAGCCCGCATTTCGTTATAACATTTGTAACAGTAAACGGGTCGAGAAAGCCTTGGACGAAATGGAACAGTAGTATCTTTACCACAGGCAGCGCAGTTTATCTTGGTAGTTTCTTTTACAGTACTGGTAATTACGGCTGGTGTAGTAGACTCTGTCGGCTGCTCCTGAGCTATTTCCGGTTGTGTTGGTACTGGAACTTGGATACTATTTAGCGCTGCTGCTGTTCTTCTATTTGTGCGACATTCATGGCAACGACCGGGCTGGTTTACTAAACCCTTTTGTTGGTAGAAATCTTGTTCACCTGCGGTAAATAAAAAATTAGTGCCACAATCCTTACAAATCAAGCTTATATCTTCAAATTCCATCTGAAACCCTTCCCCGTTATTTAGTTCAGTTATACCCCAAAGAACGCTAGTATAACCTCACCACTGTGAGCTTAACCTTTTACCCTATAACTTTAAATTTGGTAGCTTCCCCTAATTTGTAAAAGTATCTGCGAGTTCTAAGTCTCTCTCCGTAACTTTCAAAAGTATAATTCATATTTATGAAAAACGCAATAGTTTAACAGATTAAAGTCTAATAAAAACCCCTTGAAAAAATATTTCGCCTAGTGGTAAAGAAGATAAAATTCAGCCACTGTTAAATATTAATTCGAGTTTTTGTATATATATTATTTACACGTTTGAGCTTAGATTTTAAAAATAGGCTGTTCCGACTTATTTTTAACCTATTAAAAAAATATGAAGAAGTATATAAATGCTAAATTTTAAAATGCGCCCAACCAGAGTTAGTGGTTGAGCGCTTCGGATTCTACGAGTTAATTGAAGATAGTTGATAACCAACTGCTTTTCCAGTTACTTGGAGTGTCTCATCGAGTGGCAGAATATGTTGTTCACCTTCGTGGATTACTTTCATAGCGGCTGCTACGAAATCGCGGAATAGGGGATGTGGACGATTCGGTCTCGATTTAAATTCGGGATGAAATTGAGTACCTACAAACCAAGGATGATCTCGTAATTCGATTACTTCTACCAGTCTGCCATCCGGTGAAAGCCCGCTGAGAATAAGTCCGGCTTTAGTAAGACGCTCACGGTAGGCGTTATTGAATTCAAAACGATGGCGATGCCGTTCTAGTACTTCTTCTACATTGCCGTAAGCCGCCGCGGTTTTAGTTCCGGGTGTGAGGCGACAAGGGTACAAACCTAGTCGCATAGTTCCGCCAAGGTCGGCAATATCGCGTTGGTCAGCCATCACGTCTATTACTGGGTCAATCGAGCGAGAATCCACTTCGGTGGTATTTGCAGTTTTTAAGCCGACGACGTGACGGGCAAAATCGATAACTGCCATTTGCATTCCGTAGCATAGCCCCAGATAGGGGATTTTGTTTTCGCGTGCAAATTTGGAGGCAACGATTTTCCCTTCGATGCCGCGATCGCCAAAGCCTCCCGGTACTACAATGCCATCCACCTTTTTGAGCAGTTCAACGGCTCGCTTATACCCTTGTTCCCCTTCAAAAGATTCGCTGTTTATCCAATCTATTTCGACCGAAATATTGTTATGAAGTCCGGCGTGCTGAAGCGATTCCGCCACGCTCAGATAGGCATCGTGTAATGCCACATATTTTCCAACCAAACCGATTCGAACGGTACGCTTTGGGGTGCGGATTCGCTCAACCAAATTTTTCCATTCTTCCAGTTCGGGAATACGAGCGGGTAAACCAAGCCTTTCTACTATGTAATTGCCAAGCCCATATTCTTCCAGTACCAACGGTACTTCATAAATTGAACTGGCGGTCTGGAGTGGCACGCACCCTTCCATTTCCACATCGCAGAATAGAGCAAT
This window contains:
- a CDS encoding SDR family oxidoreductase, whose protein sequence is MVSKLPQLPEKDLCILTGATGALGQELLCQMLERQPNFHIVVVSRANKETTAERRITSIVRRHFTGEDLEKKLSRLSVLDGDVTFPRLGLSSEDWYDLASRTKQVLHCAAGVRFDQPLSDARRINLEGTSHVLDLSRAARKAGNEGRFNYISTSYVAGKRSGVAYEDELQHKAGFHNTYEQTKYEAELLVRAAMNDLPASIMRPSIIVGDSRTGETINYKAFYWPLRAYANNQMRVMPANKHCRVDLVPVDYVASGAAYMCNLPQTIGNTYHLTAGRANLVTVREVAKAALSYFNVKKPIVVDPRLVNLLSGPAGKFLLDERTYKTIKLGSPYYPYLGMRLEFDNTKTATLLKEAGIEAPSVRDYFTTLFQYCAETDWGKKPRQVQAAKNRSEKASAELSATTDPVVTIKA
- a CDS encoding CTP synthase, coding for MPKYIFVTGGVVSSVGKGIAVASIGRLLKSRGFSVKIQKLDPYLNVDPGTMSPYQHGEVFVTDDGAETDLDLGHYERFTDENLSRASNVTTGQVYSNVIAKERRGDFLGGTIQVIPHITNEIKSRIGAVARNGNPDVVIVEVGGTVGDIEGQPFLEAIRQMRKDAGRNNVLYIHLTLLPMISPTNELKTKPTQHSVKELRSIGISPDVIILRSDHPIPDEVRSKIALFCDVEMEGCVPLQTASSIYEVPLVLEEYGLGNYIVERLGLPARIPELEEWKNLVERIRTPKRTVRIGLVGKYVALHDAYLSVAESLQHAGLHNNISVEIDWINSESFEGEQGYKRAVELLKKVDGIVVPGGFGDRGIEGKIVASKFARENKIPYLGLCYGMQMAVIDFARHVVGLKTANTTEVDSRSIDPVIDVMADQRDIADLGGTMRLGLYPCRLTPGTKTAAAYGNVEEVLERHRHRFEFNNAYRERLTKAGLILSGLSPDGRLVEVIELRDHPWFVGTQFHPEFKSRPNRPHPLFRDFVAAAMKVIHEGEQHILPLDETLQVTGKAVGYQLSSINS
- a CDS encoding RNA polymerase sigma factor, yielding MRDTKIKLDFYYSSTILNRTNPDSCTAGEHKVGAMSDTEIFKGEVGNDWDPANFDGIINQFQPRIFRFIYSLVGEAELASDLTQDTFLSAYRHLIRRREINQNSGLPIQSPTDNMSAWLYAIARNIALSEIRRHKVVRFFSFRQKSDVNQPENDFDSLADTPALEPGGSLENRSVLTDELERAIKLVGRQKLTALLLHVDGFSYREICEITGDSLSSVKSQIFRAKESLRKALILQSTSNKLFGNEAEEQL
- a CDS encoding zinc-ribbon domain containing protein — translated: MEFEDISLICKDCGTNFLFTAGEQDFYQQKGLVNQPGRCHECRTNRRTAAALNSIQVPVPTQPEIAQEQPTESTTPAVITSTVKETTKINCAACGKDTTVPFRPRLSRPVYCYKCYNEMRANTTIPPSELAPAEKNQDEKHEESNKESEQVL
- a CDS encoding zf-HC2 domain-containing protein, whose amino-acid sequence is MSQLTQTPHKIHRREAEQLISLYQDGEANPAQKQQVEEFILACSDCRNTLTDYRFLNARLGEYLGNVAVPPVTNLLKNLEKHRIPSKVAQPTRLGLAYGTGFRQVVAYSALLLVTLIGFFLLIYQTQKPSEQIIPTVTPIPTLIANTQPTSSPTAADISPVLDKPLIPFPSVAPLNVPVVPIPTSEIALINPKPSGPTATPAIALKATDTPMIAVTASPTETPAASAAPVSAPDKTVAAGWIAYIGKEDGEIYLTHSDGSTKMQLSLKSAESKVQWRQLVWSNNAKGLAAVGYQTNNHKYGIYQFRVDNPPIAQAAPDNYVGEGVAPIWSPGDSKMTFLAGPIRDSGNGVLDGQPAILDMKNRTTLILNNDYTGLTPQWFDDEKRVLVGQNRVVNLDGSEIGSFNIFDNLCAAASISPKGNKLVVLEYTGSGFRPVLYDLNQGITGMLKPTVTFKTIFTGNLGRGTDCGASRIAWTSDSSGFYFYMTEGGLPRTCWANPVSEQSQCLRNVINPGFSFDASAYADFNPQTGQIYTALFGDRPSNPRIIAESKVPPVWQPGL